In Hemicordylus capensis ecotype Gifberg chromosome 4, rHemCap1.1.pri, whole genome shotgun sequence, the genomic window GCTTAGGGAGCAGCTGTTGGTGCAGGCTGTCTGCGCCCAGCAGATTCCAAGGCGCCTGCCTGCGACTGCCAAAGAGCACAGGGAGAAGCCACAGGAAAACACCAACCTCAAGGGCGCGCCTCCAGCTTCTCCGGACCAGGGAAGCAACACTCAGCCCGTGTTGCCACTCAATCCAGCTCTCCctgtccctggcagcctctcctaCTCGGGCAGTGCCAGATACCAGAGGAGCAGCCGATTTGCCCGGAACAGCCTGTACCAGCCCCAGCCACACCGACTGAACAGGACCCGGTCAGGTCCAACAGAACAGGACCCAACCCGGCCATGGCTCggccccaaggcccatcgagcAGGTACCCGATTTCCCTTCTTTACCCCTGGACTCTAACCCAACTCCCTCAGTTTCAACCTAGGGAGAAACCGAAGGCTCCAGCTACCCCCACCAACCCTCAGCCAACAGAATCTACCAAGTGACTTGAGCAGCCTTCTCGTGCTGGGCAAGGAGAAGTCTTGGCATTCCTACAAACAGGTGTTGACCTGAAACGACACCCCAACAGCTTGAAACGCCAAGCCTCGTCCTTAGCATCGGTTCTCCATCTGTCTTTACATGGGATAAAGAACCTCCACCCTCACATATCCAGGTTCCTCCGAGAGGCAGCGAACGTAGCATCTAACCACCGTCTCCATTCATGGAACTTGAACAAAGTCCTCAACACTCTAAACAGAGCCCCCTTTGAACCAGTCTTTATGGTCCCCTTGAAACTTCTCTTGTACAAAACCCTATTCCTGGTGGCCGTTACCACAGCCCACAGGGTTTTGGAGTTAGCAGCACTATCATCATAGGAAGAACTGTGCAGCTTCGTACTGGATGCTTTTATCCTTAAGGTCGATCCTACCTTCCTACCCAAGGTCAATTCCACCTTTCACAGAACCCAGAACGTggttctcctctcctgcccctcccccactcacccCAGTGAAAAGACGTGGCACATGCTGGATGTCTGTAGGGCCCTACGGACTTACCTCCACCATACCAAACCTTTCCACTGGTCTgattccctttttgtttccttccaCCCCTCTTCACAGGGATCCAAGGCCTCAAAATCAGTTCTGGCATCCTGGCTCCGCAGGTGCATCGTCCTTGCCTATGAAGCATCTGATCTCCTGGTACCTGGCAACATCACAGCCCATTCCACGTGTAGCACCTCCACCTCAGTTCAGATGCCTTTTGCCGATATCTGCAGAGTGGCCATGTGGTCTTTCACTACACCTTTTATTAAACACTATAAAATCTCCTTTCTGACATCTTGGGTCGCCTTCAGAAGTTCGGTCCTCCAGCAGGTGGTCTGAGGACATCTGTTCTCTCCCAACAGTCTCAGCTTGGGCATGCCCCACTCTTTAGGATGGACTACAATCTTGTGGGGGAGAGGAACGTTGgttcttaccatgaagggttctttttcccaggGATCGTAGTCCATATGGCCCACCCTTGGATGTACATAGTTCTTGTTTAATGCAAGAAATGGGAGTTTGCCACTTGGGGTGATCACGGCTCCCAGGGAAGCCCCCGTCTTTGTTGAATCTGTTTTGGTATTTTCCTTCCTATATATTTTAGACCAGTTGGTAATGAATTTTGGAAGAGTAGAATCAGCTTTCCTTTTTGTATAATTAACAGGGAAACTTCATACTTGACTTTTGCAGCTCAGCTCAAGAAGTACAGAAGAGTACTTGAAAACTCAGCTTACAACCTGGCTCTAAAACATTAGCTCTTCTATTAACTCAGAAGTGACCCTTATTGTATTCAGAGGGACTTAAGCATGCTGTGTTGGGTTGAGGTGGGAATAAGCATGCCTGCATCAAGCATTCTAAAAACAAACTTGTCACAAAGCGGGTGAAGTGGGGGCATTTATCGATAAATGTTACAAAGAGGTTTGTAGAGGTTGGGGTAGCAGGGGGTACCTGTTCATACAATGTTATCTTTTAGTTCCTAGATCAGGAGGCAACTGCTATCTACCTCTTAGCAGTGGCTAAAGCACTGGCAGTGGAGCAGTCCCTTTCTGGCATGATAAAAATAGGCCCAAAGTTGGAGTTGGGACATGCAGCTCTGTGTATGGAAGAAGTGTCTGTCTTAAGAATCACGGCTGTCTTGCCATGGCATGATACCTAAAAATTGCTATGTAAAAAATGCTAGAGAGTTCAAAGTATGTCACACATATTATCTCactaatccttacaacaaccctgcaatgtAGATCAGAATTATAGTTCCTATTGCAAACAATAAGTTCATGGCAGGggtaagatttgaaccaggaGCCTCCAACTTACTGCTGCTTTAAGCTGCTTCAGCAGATTTAGTAAGATAAACAACTAAGTGAAGAAAACTGGGGCTTCCTGCTATTAGGGAGTGTTCTTAATGAGGAGTTACCTGCGAGTACTGTGCTGCCTTCATTTTCAGAGCATGTGTACAAAACCTGATTTGTCTTAAGGtaaaaaggcaaagtgtgccatcaagtcaatttcgactcctggcacccacaaagccctgtggttttctttggtagaatacaggaaggggtttactgtatcactgctgcccaatatgtgtttcccatagtctgggaaacataccagcggggatttgaaccagcaaccttctgcttgttggtcaagcatttccccactgcaccatttaaggtgacTTGGGTTGTCTTAACATGTGTTTTATCTATTTTCATTTGATAGGATGAGGCTTTAgcaacaaaagttaaaaaaaaggcAGGAGTTCCTCTTCTCTTTATAATTCAGAACACGATGGTGCTGGACAAACCTTCTGCCAAATCTCTGGCATCAGTACAAGCAATGCAGAAAAATCAACTTATTCCAGAGCACCAGAAACTGAGCATAGTGCAACTCAAAGAAGAACAAGGCCTAGTGAAGGCCTCGGAAGCTAAAAAAAGGAAACGAAAAAGAACTGGTGGTCCCAATCCTCTCAGTTgtctgaagaaaaagaagaaaacacaggAGACCCCTCAACCTTCAGCAGCTAAGAAGAAGCGGAATAGGAAACACAAAAAACAGAAATTGGAAGCTATAGCTGGAACTATGCAATCAGGACCACAGAATGTGGAAACATGAAAATCATGTAAGGAAAtcggggcgggggtgtgtgtgtcaagatTTGGATGAAAACAATGTCTGTCTAAGCTAGTAtaaaactaatttttttaaaaaaatacatgccTGGTtttgtgtacgtgtgtgtgtaccATTTATACAGAAGGTCATGCAAGcagctcttccccaccccaccattttaGATCTCATTCTGGAGACATTTACTAAACTGTGTACAGTCATCTCTCACCAATCAAGGTTTTAAGTATCCACGACTGGGTAATTGTGGCAGATCTCACCCAACCATGTcctgagtatctgcggtttggtAAGATTGCGGgcaatttggggtggggtttgTTTGCAATTTTGGGGGCTCGGGggtgatttatttttctatttttaactgtattttttggTCTTCTCCTGACCAAATTTTGGTCATTTCCTGCAATTCCCCCAACCCCATTTCCAATGTGTTTCTATTGCTCAccaaccgtgaggttttcccGGAATAGAACCCTTGCGATTGGTGCTGGATGACTGCATATTTATATAAGCAGTTTTGTACAGTGCTCAATATGTTTACTTGGCGCTAATGGGTAGTTGGCTCAGAAGACAGTATTCGTTAGAGCGCTTCATGGAGCACATCACTGTACATCGACTTGGAGAATTCAGATAATTCAAAATGTAGAGAACATTTTGGTTCTGGTCTGCATGAAGCAGAAAGAGCTAATCGAATGCTGGGATGGTAGATTGGAGTCCATGATTTGGGAGCATTACAACTTGCAACTTTCTTCACTTCCAATCACTGCACtacaccacttcagactgcaagggaAGAAAGTTGCATGTTGTAATGCTCCCCAAGCCATGCCAAAAAGCTACCATAGCAAATTGGGCTAGGACATTTCTCCCTAATGTGTTAGTCTTTTCTTGCATGGAAGTTTTTTTATAAAGTGGGAAGCTTTCAGAAGTGGTATcgctcacctgcagtctgaagtccATGCAGCCACCTCATTCTAAACTCCAGCCTGGTTTCTAGCAGAGAGTTTAAAAAACCAGAACAACATGGGCACAATTCAGTCAAAGCTGCATGGTTTTTATTGGGAGAGTCAAGCATGTTTTTAActcttccattgaaataaatgagatttaGAAAATGCTTAACTGTGAATTATgccatagatatagatatagatatttgcCACTGAAGATTAATTTTTCATGCATATCACATGTGTAACCACAAGGAATTCATTGTACTGCtgttccatatccaatttaatgACAAACTCTGAAATGGATAAGCCCTTTCACTAGGAAGCCTCTATCTCTCCCTGTTATCTGATTCAGATTCAGTCAGGTTCCAGCCCACTGGGAACTGAGCAACTCCCTGAAAGACCATTTGTAATGCTGAATAACAAATCCTAGAGCAAGGACGGTGATCTCAGGGGAAATTCTATACAGACAATTTGgtctttctgccccctcccccacaaaaagtgATTAATGGACTCTGTACAGTCAGGAATGATCCATCGTTTTAATTACTGCTGAAGGTTGAAAAAGACAAATACCAAAACGATTGCAAAGACTGGGCAAAATCTGAGACGCAGAAGTTCTGTGCAGATGAATATGTTGGGAGAACAGTTAGGATCTTGTCTGCTAGCCCCACTTCTGTCCCACATGAGTTTGAGGTCTTGTCtgcactgaagtgtgtgtgtatgtgcacacacacacactacccttAACATGCTTTTGACATTGTACTTTCCATTTTTTGCAAGGTGCAGAAAGCACAAACAGCCTATGCATATAGACACCTGTGCAGATGGGAATGTAAACATGAGAGAGCTGCCAGCAGGCATGATCCTgacctcctccctgctcctccccagttcgtttgtacaaatgtctgtacagaAGTAGAGAATGAGACTTCGAACTAGTCAATCTGTAGATAAGAAGTGGGGGAATAACCCTGCATCATGATTGTATAGTTCATGCTAACAGTCATCCTGTATATTAGCTagcatctttttatttgtttcagGTTGCGGGCAAGGCTGTTTCTGTTCCACACAAAGTAAATTTTTCTGCttaggcaacccagttttgtgtccAGGAAAGCTGACTTCTGCAACCTGCATAAATTATGaaaatatatatgcatattttgcatAACGTTGCCATCATTATAATGCATAACTTGCTATGATTTTGCTAAtcgggtgggggcaggggcagggcaagGAGCCTAAAACTCTTCTCTGATTTCCCCTTAAACCTTATTTAACTACCTTTCTGGCTGAGATTTTAGGGGACTCtacacttaatggtgcagcatggaaatgacttgcctagcgagcaggaggttgctggttcgaatccctgctggtatgtgtcctgtatcgggcagcagcaatataggaaggggctgaaaggcatcatttcatcctgcatgggaggaggcaatggtaaacccctcctgtattgtaccaaagaaaaccacatggttctgtggtcaccaggagtcaacaacgactcaacggcacaacaacaacagcaacactcTTATCTTTGCCCCCATAAGGACTAAAACattgcttatttttttaaaaaggtggagagagagagatttgcaagCTGATTTAAGCTTTTTATAATATTCTGTGCTCCTGCAGGATATGCATACAGGTGGATCATGAGATTTCATGGTCACCCCACACAAGCATGAAACGTGGATGGATAAATAATTCAGCATCTCTAAAGTCTCTGATCTTTATTAAATAAATCCCAAACACCATATTTCTTACCAAATTACTGTAAAGCTTAAcaaatgtaaaggtaaagcgtgccgtcaagttggtttctactcctggagcccacagagccctgtggttgtctttggtagaatacaggagggctttaccattgccatctcccatgcagtatgagattatgcctttcagcatcttcctatatcgctgctgcctgatatagtaccaacagggattcgagccagtaaccttctgcttgttggtcaagttTTTTCCCACTGTGCTTAAGGTGTTTAACAAATGAAAGTGGGTTATATCCAGATCACACAAGTGGAATGACACTTGCACAAACGTTCTCTGCAGCCCCTGTACTATTTCTCACTGTTTCCAAGGTCCACAAGCCCTTAGAAGCAACTCTTAGAATCTGTATGGTTCCATGTTGCTTTTCTGTAGCTAaaagaataaattaataaattaacagAATAAATTAAGCAAATATTTAAAACTTATTGAGGCCTTGGGATTTGCATTTTTTCCTTGGTGCAGAAGTTAGATGCCTTaaagaaattgttttgttttaaaacagagcTCTGGGAGTAGCTTTTGACTCTTGGTGCTCAGGTTTGTGAGttaattgtgttttgtggttGCAACATTAaagtaaggtgaagtgtgccgtcaagtcggtttagactcctggcgcccacagagccctgtggttttcttttggtagaatacaggaggggtttaccattgccatctcccatgcagtatgagatgatgcctttcagcatcttcctatatcgctactgcctgatataggttttttCACAgtctggggattcgaactggcaaccttctgcttgttagtcaagcatttctccatggtgccattaggtggctggttgATGCATTACACtagtgtaaaggggaatctttgatCTACTCTTCATTTCTCTAAATTTGGCTAAAGTGCACTTGACAACCAGCAACTAAACAAATCAGCTGTCTCCATGATAAAAACATTGTGTCTGGTTATGTGAGATGAAATGAAAGTTTTGTCTGATGTATCTTGGATCATCTTACGTGTATATATGCATGCTCATTCCTTCCTGTTGAAGCAAAATGATGAGTATGCCTGTGTGGATTAGACCCCAGTCCAGGTATGTATTTGTAATATTTATACTACCTCACTATGTGGTTGAAAAAAGCCTGCAGGCTGGTTAGAGATATAAGACATCCTATGCAGCTAGGATAGCACTTGGTATTTAAATTCCTCCTGGTTCTGCAGCCATCAAGTAGTTCTGCATGTGACTCTTGCAAAGTTTTACGAAGTAGAGCTGTACAAGCCTGATTTGCTGCATCTGTGGAATGTCCTAATTGGTGTACTGTGCTGGTGTAGCACAACACTGGGCAAAGGGCTTCTTTAACTGATCCTAGTCACGTTTTTGTGTTGTATGTATAGCAATCCATAGAAGCCAGCTGTGAGGTTAGAATAGCTATGGTCACAGTAGAAGACCATCCAAGTATCATGTATggcaacggatcacaatccagatctatAGCCACAGTAGGAAACCATACacaaagagaaggaaggagacgagacaggtaggtgtgtgtgagagagagagaaaagccaacACAAAATACAGAAGACTGAACTAAGTTGTTTGCTCCAGGGCCTTTCATCAGCTAAATAGCAGATGATCAAGCTCTCCTGCAGTCAGTCCAAATATCTGCAGCTTCTAAGAGCTacagagttaagaacataagaacagccttgctggatcaagcccaaggcatATCTTTcccctgaggctgaaggtgggctatagccaccagagttgtgtgtgtgtgtgtgtgtgtgtgtgtgtgtgtgtgtgtgtgtgtgtgtgtgtgtgttaattgcttgctccgttaacctcatccaAGGTACTtggtgaggtttgctgccgggagccacgcggctcctgttgcagcacgtGATCGCTCCGAAGTGGGCTAGactctcttagcccgcttttgggcgatcatgagaataacctcattgcaatctctctctccctctccctccccataaatgtgggaagcaggggaaaaaccactttaaaaaaaacaacccacagataagttgtttgtttgattgactttcctttccacttgaacagcttgcTAGCGCCtctctgctgccgctgccgctctCCTCCACTCTGACTGACAAAAGGGAAAGCGGGAATCCCAGAGAACCTGATTGGGGggactgcagctcacactcctggctaCGAGACTGGTCTTGGGGCcctctcagaggctgtgggccaggatacatttgtctccctttgtcttattaacgGCACACCTATGCACATTTAAGTTTCTTCagtactcttgggtggatgccatctggccctggcgattctggtaatttttagtttttcaagaccgtttttagaacaggcctgctcaacttagcacacacacccccagctgcttttagactacaactcccataatccccagccacagtggccaatagccagggcttatgggagttgtaggccaaaatctgcaggaggcctgaaggtgagcagccctgatttagaacatcctctctcattgcttcaaattggcccagttttttagtttccaagcctgagaaactgTTCTTCGGAGCAGCtttatggtcagtatcctctgccgtgaagacagatgcaaagaactcattcagcctctctgcagtctccttatcctcctttataatccctttcacaccatcACCATCGTCTGCCTCTCTGAGGTttgctgcttctgatatatttaaagaagtttttgttatccccccttgatacttctagctctcagactctctttttgtatcccatattgtctcctttcatttcttttgcccgaatttgttcctttctgttctcttcatttagacaGGATTtatattttctgaaggaaatcttcccttttaaagcttccctacttgttagccatggtgctgtcctcctggacttggtggcacctttcctccttggtatacaatccaactgagcttctattattgtggttttaaataagttgcatactttctggagtgatctgactttcctttttaccattcccttcattttttagaagtttcctcttctgacgtccaatgcatctgtgttggacttccttggcaatgctccacccACATATAAGCTGAAatggatcacactgtggtcagTGTTCCCCCAATgtttctacaactctgacatctcacaccaggtgcTGGgcctcaggattaagtccaaggttgccttctctgtggttggttCCACAGCCAgctattctaaggcacagtcatttaacatgtctagaaaactggcctctctgtcaatacccacatgtgaatttgcccagtctatgtaagAGTGATTCAAGTCTCCCATTATTACAGCTTGCACGCTCTCTCTCTGATGCCTctgatttgtttctccaactccaggtcactctcaaatgttttgatccagagggcgatagaaCGTCTGTATGCAGTATGTCTCTAAAGCTGTGCTGTGGTGTTGCTGCACCCCTCAAAGGCCATATTGGGGTTGccaagcagcacttctgcagatCTCCCCATTGTCCCATATGGGAAAACCTGTGGAactgctgcttgcacaactgcccCATTTGTGCAATCCCAGTGCTTCCTACCAGCTCCACAGTACAGCATTATGGAGATgtaatgctgtgctggatgtcagccagtatatctgtatatgtatttttatatacacacacacacacgacaatgGCCATTCACAACAGCATTTAGCCACATGAAATGGAAATCTGCATCAACTGTCACTTTTCTTTAGTACATAATACTGTGTGTGTAAAGACTGAGCCCAGTATTAAAAACAGAACTCAGGGCTGAGCCCTGGCATAAGTTAAGACTTGTCTAGTATTAAGTCAATCAGCTTGGAAGCATCAAAAAGGTGGGTCTGTCATGTTGGCTTTTTTCCTCCTCCAGGTTAAAAGGAAATCACAGTGGTTCAGAGATAAAGATGAGCTGCTTTTCAAGTCAGCAGGAAATTGCACTGTCTTACATCTTTGTTCCCTGGCATTATGCCCTTTACAAGACAGCCTTCAGCAGGGAATCATAGCTGCCAGATGTACTGTGTGCCTAAAGCCTAAATTTGAAACAACCCCACTTTGGATGACGAGTAAGAGGGACGCTATTTATACACACCAATTGTGGCAAAATTGGTATACA contains:
- the UTP23 gene encoding rRNA-processing protein UTP23 homolog isoform X2, translating into MKIKRQKHAKKNMGFYKYNFGFREPFQVLLDGTFCQAALRNKIQIREQLPGYLAGATQLCTTRCVLKELESLGKELYGAKLIAQRFQARHCSHFKDPVSGSACLLSMIEGGNPHHYFIATQDEALATKVKKKAGVPLLFIIQNTMVLDKPSAKSLASVQAMQKNQLIPEHQKLSIVQLKEEQGLVKASEAKKRKRKRTGGPNPLSCLKKKKKTQETPQPSAAKKKRNRKHKKQKLEAIAGTMQSGPQNVET
- the UTP23 gene encoding rRNA-processing protein UTP23 homolog isoform X1 — protein: MKHYSYLVAARSFAVYTCFPTLTCTQSSTYAIYLFVFLSHTPSKKLREAHTVYFPTIPFYPLNNFMKCVLKELESLGKELYGAKLIAQRFQARHCSHFKDPVSGSACLLSMIEGGNPHHYFIATQDEALATKVKKKAGVPLLFIIQNTMVLDKPSAKSLASVQAMQKNQLIPEHQKLSIVQLKEEQGLVKASEAKKRKRKRTGGPNPLSCLKKKKKTQETPQPSAAKKKRNRKHKKQKLEAIAGTMQSGPQNVET